A portion of the Sphingobacterium spiritivorum genome contains these proteins:
- a CDS encoding SusC/RagA family TonB-linked outer membrane protein: protein MKIKFLLLMLGVVWNCAILFAQQQTVTGKVTDDDGKSLQGVTVMEKGKSNQVITDGNGNYKISVSPRATLVYRYVGMNTIEQAVGNKTSLNVTLSSSSSSIDEVVVTAYGIDRSKKSLGYSTPVVSGDEVSETQREAFFNGLQGRVPGLSINSTSGAPGASAQIVLRGFVSVSGDNSALIVVDGVPVDNSTLNETDLASGSANRALDYSNRGMDLNPEDIESYTIMKGPEATALFGSQGASGAILITTKKAKAGRTAVTYNFSGRMETVNKFPEVQNIYAKGTNGLYDGTSPYSLGPKYKEGVQLYDNIRSFFRTGYNQKHNLSFEGGNEAFTYRWSNEYNDNTGITPNTRYTRISSRLAATAKFGEKLNINTSFSYTNSDNDKARKGADGYMVTLLRFNPMADVRQWIDEKGNRVLHSGTIYSEFDNPFWDVYRNTSFDKVNRMMANSNIMYRPSKWLSINGILGLDYSFTHGESVYHNQSYLGSGSEGDPTGGQISVYDRTSRILTGSLTARSSHKFDDFSLQGVLGASFNDYDYVTNSQYGKKFFDQDFYSINNTLPETRLSKSTINNYRNVGFFGQAVLGYKTILYLTLSGRLDGSSRLMPNNPFFGYPSGSIAFNFSDIKGFHDMFPFVDEGKLRSSVSLTGKEPWRTYYTKSSFEGQYSTGGGFAYGVNGGNLDLKVERTRDFETGIEFSLFKKRVSFDFTYYTRLSSDQIILPRLSYGTGYILKMLNGGEVKNHGIEIQTMVRPIEKRDFNWDVTFNFTKNRGKVLSLAEELPELYESDTWVLSGLRTSVHPGYSIGALSGTRFKRNANGDVLINTATGLPVTGDGVYYPIGDRIPDFTLGTINKFRYKSISLSFLWDLRVGGDVFNGLENRMFNLGVSAKTLNREEPRVVQGVLQDGLEESANPTINNIAVTPFYNSNYYFTNVEPSMFIERDIYTFRLRDISLAYELPKSLTSRIGKNTSMSVFFTGTDLLLFTNYTGLDPESNLNTPGVGGIGGYGIDYGNMAKPRGFNLGLRLKL, encoded by the coding sequence ATGAAAATAAAATTTCTCCTATTAATGCTGGGGGTTGTTTGGAATTGCGCTATACTCTTTGCGCAACAACAGACAGTGACCGGTAAAGTAACTGACGATGATGGAAAATCGTTACAGGGGGTTACTGTTATGGAAAAAGGCAAAAGTAACCAGGTAATTACTGATGGAAACGGTAATTATAAGATCTCAGTGTCTCCCCGGGCTACTCTTGTATATCGCTATGTCGGTATGAATACTATAGAGCAAGCTGTAGGTAATAAAACCAGCCTGAATGTGACCTTATCCAGCTCATCCTCATCAATTGATGAAGTCGTAGTGACAGCATATGGTATAGACAGAAGTAAAAAATCTTTAGGCTATTCAACTCCTGTAGTCAGTGGTGATGAGGTTTCAGAAACACAACGGGAGGCCTTTTTTAATGGTCTTCAGGGTCGTGTTCCGGGATTGTCTATCAATTCTACGAGTGGTGCACCCGGAGCCTCAGCTCAGATTGTGCTTCGTGGATTTGTGTCTGTATCCGGCGATAACAGCGCATTGATCGTTGTTGATGGAGTTCCTGTTGATAATTCTACTCTTAATGAAACAGATTTAGCATCAGGTTCTGCAAACAGAGCATTAGATTATTCCAATCGTGGAATGGACCTGAATCCGGAAGATATTGAATCTTATACCATTATGAAAGGTCCGGAGGCAACGGCTTTATTTGGAAGTCAGGGAGCTTCCGGAGCGATATTAATCACTACAAAAAAAGCAAAAGCAGGCAGAACAGCTGTAACATACAACTTCTCAGGTCGTATGGAAACAGTCAATAAATTTCCTGAAGTGCAGAACATATACGCCAAAGGAACAAATGGACTATATGATGGTACTTCACCGTATTCATTAGGACCTAAATATAAAGAAGGGGTTCAACTGTATGATAATATCAGAAGCTTCTTCAGAACAGGTTATAATCAGAAACATAATCTTTCTTTTGAAGGAGGAAATGAAGCATTTACATACAGATGGTCTAATGAATATAATGATAATACCGGTATTACACCTAACACACGATATACGCGTATTTCATCCAGACTTGCTGCCACAGCGAAGTTTGGAGAAAAGCTAAATATCAATACCTCTTTCAGTTATACGAATTCTGACAATGATAAGGCCAGAAAAGGTGCAGATGGCTACATGGTTACTTTATTACGATTCAATCCTATGGCTGATGTACGTCAGTGGATAGATGAAAAAGGAAACCGTGTCCTGCATTCAGGGACTATATACAGCGAATTTGATAACCCTTTCTGGGATGTTTACAGAAATACCTCATTTGATAAAGTGAATCGTATGATGGCCAATTCCAATATTATGTACAGACCTTCGAAATGGTTATCTATAAATGGTATTTTGGGCTTAGATTATTCTTTTACACATGGAGAGAGTGTGTATCATAATCAATCCTATTTAGGCTCAGGCTCAGAAGGCGATCCTACCGGCGGGCAGATCAGCGTATATGACCGGACTTCACGGATTCTGACAGGATCATTGACAGCAAGGTCAAGTCATAAGTTTGATGATTTTTCATTACAAGGTGTATTAGGAGCTTCTTTTAATGATTATGATTATGTCACCAATTCGCAGTATGGTAAAAAATTCTTTGATCAGGATTTTTACAGCATAAACAATACACTGCCTGAAACAAGATTATCCAAAAGTACCATTAATAATTACCGAAATGTAGGCTTTTTCGGACAGGCAGTACTTGGTTATAAAACCATATTATATCTGACATTGTCAGGCCGACTGGATGGTAGTTCGCGACTTATGCCTAATAATCCTTTCTTTGGTTACCCTTCCGGATCTATAGCTTTTAACTTCTCCGATATTAAAGGATTCCACGACATGTTCCCTTTTGTGGATGAAGGAAAGCTGAGATCTTCAGTGTCACTTACCGGAAAAGAACCTTGGCGTACGTATTATACTAAATCTTCTTTTGAAGGACAGTATTCTACCGGAGGAGGTTTTGCATACGGTGTTAATGGCGGTAATCTGGATCTGAAAGTAGAGCGTACAAGAGACTTTGAGACTGGAATCGAGTTCTCTTTGTTCAAGAAACGCGTTTCTTTTGATTTTACTTATTATACCCGTTTAAGTTCGGATCAGATTATTCTGCCGCGTCTCAGTTACGGAACCGGTTATATACTGAAGATGCTGAATGGCGGCGAGGTTAAAAATCACGGGATAGAAATTCAGACTATGGTCAGACCTATTGAGAAGCGTGATTTCAACTGGGATGTTACGTTCAATTTTACTAAAAACAGAGGGAAAGTACTTTCGCTGGCCGAAGAATTGCCCGAATTGTATGAATCTGATACCTGGGTGCTTTCAGGCTTACGTACTTCAGTACATCCCGGATATAGTATAGGTGCATTGAGTGGTACCCGATTCAAGAGAAATGCGAACGGAGATGTGCTGATTAATACAGCTACAGGACTTCCTGTAACAGGAGATGGTGTTTATTATCCGATCGGTGACCGTATTCCTGATTTTACTCTGGGTACGATTAATAAGTTCAGATATAAGAGTATTTCATTATCCTTCCTTTGGGATCTGCGGGTAGGAGGTGATGTGTTTAATGGTTTGGAAAACCGGATGTTCAATCTGGGTGTTTCAGCGAAAACACTTAACCGCGAAGAGCCTCGTGTTGTTCAGGGTGTTCTGCAGGATGGTTTAGAAGAGTCTGCCAATCCGACTATTAATAATATTGCCGTCACTCCATTTTACAATTCTAACTATTACTTTACGAATGTCGAACCGTCCATGTTTATCGAGCGGGACATCTATACTTTCCGTTTACGGGATATCTCTCTGGCTTATGAATTACCCAAAAGCCTTACCAGCAGAATTGGTAAAAACACCAGTATGAGTGTATTCTTTACAGGAACGGATCTGTTGCTGTTTACAAACTATACCGGATTGGATCCGGAAAGTAACCTGAATACACCAGGTGTAGGAGGTATAGGTGGATATGGTATTGACTATGGTAATATGGCGAAGCCGAGGGGATTTAACTTAGGATTGCGGTTAAAATTATAA
- a CDS encoding glycoside hydrolase family 10 protein, with translation MKNQVLVAPSVVVQVDSVKAVTPQIEKPQTKAKEKEEELKVDLPQVPREFRAAWVASVANINWPSKNNLSTEEQKQEAISLLDFLKSNRFNAVIFQVRPAADALYKSDYEPWSVFLTGQQGKAPYPYYDPLEFWVEEAHKRGLELHVWLNPYRAHHSASGVVTEASMVKRMPESVLKLKQGYYWFDPSKKSTQDHASRVVLDIVKRYNIDGVHFDDYFYPYAEYNGGQDFPDTESWNAYVKSGGKLTRADWRRNSVNTFIERIYKEIKAEKDHVRFGISPFGIWKPGYPAGIQGSSQYDQLYADAKLWLNKGWIDYFAPQLYWPIEPAKQSFTTLLKWWQSENTLGRHVWPGVNTVGRRSADYSNEIVRQIEATRKEIPNSIGAIHWSIAGLTKNAAMTRAIADGPYRTEALAPRTPWLTSFYLSAPFVSGDTHKQTVFVKWSHPRKEQVSKWLVYTNYGGEWKYEIVVPSVLSKEFAREENGKKLKMVIVKAIDPLENEGEMGVYKVK, from the coding sequence ATGAAAAATCAAGTGTTGGTAGCTCCTTCTGTTGTTGTACAGGTTGATTCTGTGAAGGCAGTTACCCCGCAAATAGAAAAGCCACAAACCAAAGCGAAGGAAAAAGAAGAAGAGCTTAAGGTCGATTTGCCACAGGTACCACGTGAATTCAGGGCGGCCTGGGTCGCATCTGTTGCTAATATAAACTGGCCAAGTAAAAACAACCTCTCTACAGAGGAACAGAAGCAGGAAGCCATTTCCTTACTTGATTTTTTAAAATCAAATCGCTTTAATGCAGTTATCTTTCAGGTAAGACCTGCTGCAGATGCATTATATAAAAGTGATTATGAGCCTTGGTCTGTATTTCTGACAGGACAACAGGGGAAAGCTCCGTACCCTTACTATGATCCACTGGAATTCTGGGTCGAGGAAGCACACAAAAGAGGTCTGGAGCTTCATGTCTGGCTAAACCCTTATCGTGCGCATCACAGTGCAAGTGGTGTGGTCACGGAAGCATCTATGGTAAAGCGGATGCCTGAATCTGTGCTGAAACTGAAGCAGGGTTATTATTGGTTTGACCCCTCTAAAAAATCTACTCAGGATCATGCGTCACGTGTCGTTTTAGATATCGTAAAGCGTTATAATATCGATGGTGTGCACTTTGATGACTATTTCTATCCGTATGCAGAATATAACGGAGGACAGGATTTTCCGGATACTGAAAGTTGGAATGCTTATGTCAAATCCGGTGGTAAACTTACCCGTGCTGACTGGAGAAGAAACAGCGTAAATACATTTATTGAACGGATCTATAAGGAAATCAAAGCCGAAAAAGATCATGTAAGATTTGGAATCAGTCCTTTTGGTATCTGGAAGCCAGGGTATCCTGCTGGTATACAAGGATCAAGTCAGTATGATCAGTTATATGCGGATGCTAAGCTATGGCTCAATAAAGGATGGATCGATTATTTCGCACCACAGTTATACTGGCCTATTGAGCCTGCTAAGCAGAGTTTTACGACTTTATTGAAATGGTGGCAGAGTGAAAATACATTAGGACGTCATGTGTGGCCTGGTGTTAATACAGTCGGAAGGCGATCTGCAGATTATTCCAATGAGATTGTCCGTCAGATAGAGGCGACGCGTAAGGAAATTCCAAACAGTATCGGCGCCATTCACTGGAGTATTGCTGGGCTAACTAAAAATGCTGCTATGACCAGAGCGATTGCGGACGGACCCTATCGGACGGAGGCACTTGCTCCAAGAACACCCTGGCTAACTTCTTTCTATCTTTCAGCTCCTTTTGTAAGTGGCGATACGCATAAGCAGACTGTATTTGTCAAATGGTCGCACCCGCGAAAAGAGCAGGTAAGCAAATGGTTGGTATATACTAATTACGGAGGAGAGTGGAAATATGAGATTGTAGTGCCTTCTGTGCTGAGTAAGGAGTTTGCGCGTGAGGAAAACGGGAAAAAACTAAAAATGGTCATTGTAAAAGCAATAGATCCGTTAGAGAATGAAGGAGAAATGGGTGTCTATAAGGTGAAGTAA
- the nagA gene encoding N-acetylglucosamine-6-phosphate deacetylase has product MHTKTVIVNGRIFTGTEILSDRIIVLENDKVSSIIPSEQLPAGAKVIDAKGGLVSAGLIDLQIYGAGDQLFSAELTSDSLAKIDDTLLKQGCTSYLLCLATNTIDVFKTAIAIVNKYEPRVALGLHLEGPFLNAKKRGAHPEELIIKATTEEITHLLNDDHKALVKMMTVAPELLSSDCLSLLLDRGILLSAGHSNATFEEATAGFDRGIRTATHLFNAMSAFHHREAGLPGAVFNHARACASIILDGIHVNYEAAKVAKRQMGERLFMITDAVAKCDKGIYKHILNVDHYVLPDGTLSGSALTMLQAVKNAVLQVEIPLEEALRMATLYPANLIGRTDLGRIEAGATANIIVFDDSFGLQQVVFEGELIDIKG; this is encoded by the coding sequence ATGCATACAAAAACTGTAATTGTAAACGGGCGTATCTTTACAGGTACCGAAATATTATCTGACCGTATCATCGTATTGGAAAATGATAAGGTTTCTTCTATTATTCCTTCAGAGCAACTCCCGGCAGGAGCAAAGGTTATAGATGCAAAAGGAGGATTGGTGAGTGCGGGACTGATTGATCTTCAGATCTATGGCGCAGGTGACCAGCTGTTTTCCGCTGAGCTGACCAGTGATTCACTGGCTAAGATTGATGATACACTTCTGAAACAAGGCTGTACCTCCTACCTCTTGTGTCTGGCCACTAATACTATAGATGTATTCAAAACAGCTATTGCCATTGTAAATAAGTATGAACCACGAGTTGCATTAGGTCTTCATCTGGAAGGCCCGTTCCTGAATGCAAAAAAAAGAGGAGCACACCCGGAAGAGCTGATTATAAAAGCCACAACGGAAGAGATTACGCACTTATTGAATGATGATCATAAGGCTTTGGTTAAAATGATGACTGTGGCTCCTGAATTGCTGAGTTCCGACTGCCTGTCTCTTTTGCTGGACAGAGGTATTTTATTGAGTGCAGGACATAGCAATGCGACTTTTGAAGAGGCTACAGCAGGATTTGATAGAGGTATCCGGACGGCGACACACCTCTTCAATGCGATGTCAGCTTTCCATCATCGAGAAGCAGGGCTTCCAGGTGCTGTTTTCAATCATGCCCGGGCCTGTGCAAGTATTATTCTGGATGGTATTCATGTGAATTATGAAGCGGCAAAAGTGGCTAAAAGGCAAATGGGAGAACGTTTGTTTATGATTACGGATGCGGTTGCGAAATGTGATAAAGGAATCTATAAACATATACTGAATGTAGATCATTATGTGTTGCCGGACGGGACATTGTCCGGTTCTGCACTAACGATGTTGCAGGCGGTGAAAAATGCTGTATTGCAAGTTGAAATTCCTCTCGAAGAAGCTTTACGGATGGCCACATTGTATCCTGCAAATCTTATCGGTCGTACGGATCTGGGCAGGATCGAAGCTGGTGCAACAGCCAATATAATTGTGTTTGATGATTCATTCGGGCTTCAGCAGGTTGTTTTTGAGGGAGAGCTGATTGACATTAAAGGTTAG
- a CDS encoding DUF6728 family protein — MDSFNKKDSEKPVNSNIRLMRNINIIAITIFVLAILFKVIQHFFFK, encoded by the coding sequence ATGGATTCTTTTAACAAAAAAGACAGCGAAAAACCTGTCAATTCGAATATCAGACTGATGCGAAATATCAATATTATAGCCATCACGATCTTCGTACTGGCTATTCTTTTCAAGGTTATCCAACATTTCTTTTTTAAGTAA
- a CDS encoding RidA family protein, which translates to MSEKIILNTEKAPAAIGPYNQAIKADKTLYVSGQIPLIPETMELITSGVRDETHQVLKNVEAILSHAGYSFKDVVKTSIFLKDMGDFATVNEIYAQYFVDAQPARECVAVATLPKNVNVEISVIAWKA; encoded by the coding sequence ATGTCAGAAAAAATTATTTTAAACACTGAAAAAGCTCCCGCAGCTATCGGACCTTACAACCAAGCCATTAAAGCAGATAAAACATTATATGTATCCGGACAGATTCCTTTGATTCCGGAGACAATGGAACTCATCACATCAGGTGTCCGCGATGAAACACATCAGGTACTCAAAAATGTGGAAGCTATTCTAAGTCATGCAGGATATTCTTTTAAGGATGTAGTCAAAACATCTATCTTTTTAAAAGATATGGGTGACTTTGCTACTGTCAATGAAATATATGCACAGTATTTTGTAGATGCACAGCCAGCCCGGGAATGTGTTGCAGTAGCAACGTTACCAAAAAATGTAAATGTAGAGATATCCGTAATTGCCTGGAAAGCATAG
- a CDS encoding EamA family transporter, translating into MNNEIKTTESRGKYFLAAFLAPFIWGFMSIPVRWIRGWPAEDILYFRILTAMLILWIFILIFRRKKLKEDIYHYKELIQKDKRKYVWLTILASVFIFGNWYTYIYCINHISIQAAAFAYMLCPLITTAAAHFILKEELSLIKKTALFFALCSVIMLATGSLIEVLWSIAIGGLYAFYLIIQRVVQGFDKLNILAIQLLLCMVIVVPKLLFNQHALPTAPVFWYTTFIIALLFTIVPLYLSMFALNKISSSTVGIMLYINPIIAFFLAVFYFKEQVDPHKFWAYGLLIIALILFNSKILTKILRG; encoded by the coding sequence GTGAATAACGAAATAAAAACTACAGAAAGCCGCGGAAAGTATTTCTTAGCGGCTTTTTTAGCCCCCTTTATATGGGGGTTTATGTCTATACCTGTTCGCTGGATACGTGGATGGCCCGCCGAAGATATCCTGTATTTTCGCATATTGACAGCTATGCTTATCCTTTGGATATTCATCCTGATATTCCGGAGAAAAAAATTAAAGGAAGACATTTATCATTATAAAGAACTGATCCAAAAAGATAAACGGAAATATGTTTGGCTCACCATTCTGGCTTCTGTGTTCATCTTTGGTAACTGGTATACCTATATATACTGCATTAATCATATCAGCATACAGGCTGCCGCATTTGCATACATGTTATGCCCTCTCATTACTACTGCAGCTGCCCATTTTATTCTCAAGGAAGAATTAAGTCTGATCAAAAAAACAGCTCTGTTCTTTGCGTTATGCAGTGTCATCATGTTGGCAACAGGCTCCTTGATTGAAGTATTATGGTCAATTGCAATAGGTGGATTATACGCTTTCTACCTGATCATACAAAGAGTAGTACAGGGATTTGACAAATTAAATATTCTGGCCATACAGTTGCTGTTGTGTATGGTTATCGTTGTACCTAAATTATTATTCAATCAGCATGCGCTGCCAACAGCACCCGTATTCTGGTACACAACATTCATTATAGCCTTGTTGTTTACGATTGTTCCGTTATATCTGAGCATGTTTGCACTCAACAAAATATCGTCATCAACTGTAGGCATCATGCTGTATATCAATCCGATAATAGCTTTCTTCTTAGCCGTATTCTATTTCAAAGAGCAGGTCGATCCGCATAAATTCTGGGCATATGGCTTACTTATCATAGCGCTGATACTCTTCAATTCAAAGATCCTGACAAAAATTCTGAGAGGTTAA
- a CDS encoding SusC/RagA family TonB-linked outer membrane protein: MGLTTIKFHELLKATLIVLLLSFGSSQAFAQTRQIKGLVLDGQNQSPIAGATIKLVGTEQAASSDQNGTFTITTTSTSNTLSVSSVGYETKTATAAANGAQVTIVLTPSMQELESVVVTALGINRAQKSLTYSTQQVNSDELNRVKSPNLINTLNGKVAGVNIAPSSSGPGGSAKVVLRGNKSASGNNQVLYVIDGVPINNSTLGTQPSNVFGGERDPGDPIALINPEDIENISILKGASAAALYGSQAANGVILVTTKSGKQGRTVVNFSSSATLETPAYTPEFQNKYGQGSNGVASTTGSSSWGEEISAQNYDNVGKFFRTGNNFTNSITLSGGNEKNQTYFSYSNTQAQGITPNNDLSRHNFNFKESANFFNDKLKVEGGANYITQKLENAPQTGFYFNPIVGLYLLPRSIDISPYKDFEKFNPARNLYDQNWFSITDNETTQQNPWWIVNRNQNSSVRNRLLLNGSAKYTATPWLSVQARGSLDRTSEVYERKVYAGTQSILSRPNGRYDYTNTTITQQYADLVANVNFDVTDKFKISGLLGTSITDWKTEGVDYNSGQESLKIPNVFTLQNSTTPRPSTLSAMRRQLQSVFASANLSYDNWLYLDLTARNDWSSTLAFTGNKSFFYPSAGLGIVLNDKLNLPSFINMAKIRGSFAQVGNDLPPYTTLLTNRLDPYAVLTPNDIAFLRELKPEMTNSLEIGTEWKMWDNRLGIDVTYYKTNTKNQFFKIAASQASFYNQYAINAGNIQNQGIEALISLDAVKSEDFNWTTSINYSYNKNKIIELDDRIKDFSLTGESRNNYASKFEVGGSFGDIYGQDFQKDDQGRIIVSDGIPQKNSNYTKLGNANPLWQMGWNNNFSYKNLSLSFLIDGKFDYEVMSVTQAVLDGYGVSKVSGDAREAGGVAINGVTPAGVPVTSIDANKWYTSTGGIGPVTSNYIYDGTVVRLRELTLGYDFNIKQGFIKKLKVSAVGRNLFYISKKAPFDPEVTMSTGNTLSGVDIFMMPATRNYGLTLNATF, from the coding sequence ATGGGTCTTACTACTATCAAATTTCACGAACTGCTCAAAGCGACTTTAATAGTACTGCTATTAAGCTTTGGCAGCAGCCAGGCATTTGCACAGACGCGGCAAATCAAAGGGCTTGTCCTTGACGGACAGAATCAATCTCCAATTGCAGGAGCGACTATCAAATTGGTCGGCACAGAACAAGCCGCTTCCTCCGACCAAAACGGAACCTTTACCATCACCACGACTTCCACATCAAATACCTTAAGTGTATCTTCTGTGGGCTATGAAACAAAAACAGCAACCGCTGCTGCAAACGGAGCACAGGTAACTATCGTACTGACACCTAGCATGCAGGAACTGGAAAGTGTGGTCGTGACCGCACTGGGGATCAACCGTGCACAAAAATCATTAACCTATTCTACACAACAGGTTAATTCTGATGAATTGAACCGCGTAAAAAGCCCCAATCTGATCAACACCTTAAATGGTAAGGTTGCCGGTGTCAATATTGCTCCAAGTTCTTCCGGACCCGGAGGTTCTGCCAAAGTGGTTCTGCGAGGTAACAAATCTGCCTCCGGCAATAATCAGGTCCTTTATGTTATTGACGGAGTGCCGATCAATAACAGCACACTGGGTACACAGCCGAGCAATGTCTTCGGAGGGGAACGCGATCCGGGAGATCCGATTGCTCTTATCAATCCGGAAGATATTGAAAACATATCCATCCTGAAAGGTGCTTCAGCCGCAGCTTTGTATGGTAGCCAGGCAGCAAATGGTGTAATCCTCGTAACAACGAAGTCCGGAAAACAAGGCCGTACAGTCGTTAATTTTTCATCCAGTGCAACGCTGGAAACACCTGCTTATACTCCTGAATTCCAGAATAAATACGGCCAGGGTTCCAACGGAGTAGCAAGTACCACAGGGTCTTCCAGCTGGGGAGAGGAAATCTCTGCACAGAACTACGATAATGTAGGTAAGTTCTTCAGAACAGGTAATAACTTCACCAATTCCATTACCTTATCAGGAGGAAACGAAAAGAATCAGACGTACTTCTCGTACTCCAATACACAGGCACAGGGAATCACTCCTAATAATGACCTTTCCCGTCATAACTTCAACTTTAAGGAATCTGCAAACTTCTTCAATGATAAACTAAAAGTAGAAGGAGGAGCAAACTATATCACCCAGAAATTAGAAAACGCACCGCAGACCGGTTTTTACTTTAACCCTATTGTAGGTCTGTATCTTCTTCCGAGAAGTATTGATATTTCACCCTATAAAGATTTCGAAAAATTCAATCCGGCAAGAAATCTATACGACCAAAACTGGTTTTCTATAACAGATAATGAGACGACGCAGCAAAACCCTTGGTGGATCGTCAACCGTAATCAGAATTCTTCTGTACGAAACCGTCTCCTTCTGAATGGTAGTGCAAAATATACAGCTACTCCCTGGTTATCTGTTCAGGCTCGCGGTAGCCTCGACAGAACGAGTGAAGTATATGAACGAAAAGTATACGCAGGAACACAAAGCATCCTGTCCAGACCAAACGGAAGATACGATTATACAAATACAACGATCACACAACAATATGCAGACTTGGTTGCCAATGTCAATTTTGATGTGACAGACAAATTCAAGATCTCCGGTTTGCTGGGAACCAGTATCACCGATTGGAAAACAGAAGGTGTTGATTACAACAGCGGACAGGAAAGTCTGAAAATCCCGAATGTTTTCACACTTCAGAATTCAACAACCCCTCGTCCTTCGACACTTTCTGCTATGAGAAGACAGTTACAGTCTGTATTTGCAAGTGCTAATCTATCCTACGACAACTGGTTATACTTAGATCTCACAGCACGTAATGACTGGTCAAGTACTTTAGCGTTTACAGGCAATAAATCGTTCTTCTATCCATCAGCCGGTCTGGGTATTGTGCTGAACGATAAACTGAATTTACCGTCGTTTATTAATATGGCGAAGATCCGCGGATCATTTGCGCAGGTCGGTAATGACTTGCCGCCATACACAACATTACTCACCAACAGATTAGACCCGTATGCTGTCCTTACACCAAATGATATTGCATTCCTGAGAGAACTGAAACCGGAAATGACCAACTCTTTAGAGATTGGTACGGAATGGAAAATGTGGGATAACCGCCTGGGCATCGATGTGACCTATTACAAAACGAACACAAAAAATCAGTTCTTCAAGATCGCAGCAAGCCAGGCATCATTCTACAATCAATATGCAATCAATGCAGGAAATATTCAGAATCAGGGTATAGAAGCATTGATCAGTCTGGATGCTGTTAAATCAGAAGATTTTAACTGGACTACAAGTATCAACTATTCTTACAATAAGAATAAGATTATTGAACTGGATGACAGAATCAAAGATTTCTCTCTTACAGGGGAAAGCCGTAATAATTACGCTTCTAAATTCGAAGTTGGCGGCTCATTCGGAGACATCTACGGACAGGATTTCCAGAAAGATGATCAGGGAAGAATTATTGTCAGCGACGGTATACCTCAAAAGAATTCAAATTATACCAAATTAGGAAATGCTAATCCACTCTGGCAAATGGGCTGGAATAATAATTTCAGCTACAAAAACCTATCACTTAGCTTTTTGATTGATGGCAAATTTGATTACGAAGTGATGTCCGTGACGCAGGCTGTACTGGACGGATACGGTGTGTCCAAAGTCAGCGGAGACGCACGTGAGGCAGGAGGTGTAGCGATCAATGGTGTTACTCCGGCCGGAGTTCCTGTTACCAGCATCGATGCAAATAAATGGTATACTTCCACCGGTGGTATAGGACCTGTAACCAGTAACTATATCTATGACGGTACAGTGGTCCGACTGAGAGAATTGACTTTGGGCTATGACTTCAATATCAAACAAGGTTTTATTAAGAAATTAAAAGTTTCAGCAGTAGGACGCAATCTGTTCTATATTTCTAAAAAAGCACCGTTTGATCCGGAGGTTACCATGTCTACAGGCAACACACTGAGTGGCGTAGATATCTTTATGATGCCTGCAACACGCAACTACGGACTTACTTTAAATGCAACATTCTAA